A genomic region of Bombus terrestris chromosome 12, iyBomTerr1.2, whole genome shotgun sequence contains the following coding sequences:
- the LOC100644222 gene encoding uncharacterized protein LOC100644222 isoform X2, giving the protein MSNSLDSFLTRIGDVTIERVTPRPGPKPNETIMSNETVTNTNMNNIEPQTGNDESSEESSGETSDGEHDKKNDTLQSEEIEEIRSEGSGDDMDLDETIDSQIGVRAESERQHHSQAEEDDEEPVNILDTLPLEGAPIEGQEVSEADLLGKPISKDTDDEGSIGHENDKHEGHAMEEEGTESNKRHADSEHSDTAKKKQKKDDGTEGSASECETKAEKKLANMRRNIREVMDETQLDEATLSAQRQEMERLRRVQEQQRLIREVQRHMAITRQTMKAKTRVISLLQGKQNQAGTTISQSSPSGPVRLPNTVFFKVSSGSGTGSQTTSGIQTNQIQKRSVESSRWQKGRGIYQGAQTSISRIANRPSGPNMLQQRIRMMTPSVSISPVVPKKEPMDRSEYYSDSEISDIEAEETLREKQIHAAKKISTGPKSQKTAKGKDVVTISSSSESSDDDCIVLSDPSGEEETDNEDDPSNSGMHTNDRYNIPDEHGRVLINVGHPETEPNVFLAPQVARIIKPHQIGGIRFLYDNIVESIERFKTSSGFGCILAHSMGLGKTLQVASFCDIFFRCTTSKTVLCIMPINTLQNWLAEFNMWLPYEDPNAPEKYSKSSGIKSESVIELKQEVKDESGNQSDMSNMSSMSNISRPISTESAHRFGQENTSQPMNIVPENPYIHPGYETHNMMPGYVQDNMLNKNISNSQVHINENYHGDISQNALYNTNPNPMSTFESIKSEVNCHGQQRSNMSDTKFGMENQNSNNIYSGLENRPQAPIYPGIETRNPTSLYHGVESHHSGSIYSNFDNSTNTFSNYINRSTQESDQESRKDCFKNTLSSMNAEVNVKKEPEEIVKKEESTCTTKEEISNEEKKEIEKVKTPFSVDSPIGMEMRPRHFRLHILNDSHKTMTARAKVIQDWQVGGGVLLIGYELYRQLSLKKPNKAKRKRGQPFKDTVDVEEEDKNKGLLDEMHTALVNPGPDLVICDEGHRIKNSHASISMALKQMRTKRRIVLTGYPLQNNLLEYWCMVDFVRPNYLGTKSEFCNMFERPIQNGQCIDSTPQDIRLMRYRAHVLHALLEGFVQRRSHSVLQVSLPRKEEYILLVRMTSHQRKLYDTFMNQVVKTRAVPNPLKAFAVCCKIWNHPDILYHFLRKRQANEEDDLDLEETIGEKSTPGGKRSKARQPKGESKKGKKTNTTIKNKPAASVQPNSSSSSNTDNVENDNSHTTPKQNNYSNYPPMPMNNSGYSNSISQNSYPHGYQNYRSNDQNTYYRNENSHGEYNEFYNNQGSQRYGNQSFQTYSQTPGYNAPQNYPNQSQNYIPNSEQSTNNHSQRYSTATSNSEFRSDQNQGNNYEVSGMFPRQSYPYQDHGRNYGSTINQGSNNYSQVPNQSSFQSQMPNQSANMPLPDYSSYTPNQTQNYNPAAGQTNTIYSRNEGQPLQNSTLGYDTNQQSQNSSSQTPTAAYLANQQGQNTTSGQNRGFSPNQQNQNLPLQSSSHTYGGSQSQNIPISNQPHNYPTQVNPNPSPQTSLNFSQQSPNTMPQNQPHPYMTNSSNQTSIPQNQMRGYSTAAQNQMNVPQNSSSYPTGQSASNPTQTHGYAQDQQGSVSNAQGTMHGYSHLVSPSTPQNQSYPPNMQSQTGTPSNANHAYGSNHQGPTSIPSTPTHRYSSSQQGQISQSQNQALPYSQNQQTQSSINQSDQLYSRPDNQQQTQTYTPTANTSHEFSTDRQSGSSSTNPTNNYSINQTSSQNTVVPNYSTDGAHSNQVSQMKSSEDPYWQRNYSQPFQSDQCNDPYYRDVNPNVNRYQSNYFPSQNYQNQSYDYSNNHNSDINTRSEDSKPQQTTTHIQSSGSSEKNKNNKEMTSSVGVQSQPIHQNSSSSTSSGYGSESNCQTSVSRSVQNLNSLHSPRLNQNDLVKEDEKEKEDLLDKDKEEKSDDEILTKDEEKDCKSSPGGKEDPGIPYDWATELMKGYVPGLMDASAKMTIFFCILEEAIKLGDRVLAFSQSLFTLNLIEDFLARNSLKYPDGQTDAWIKNVNYYRLDGSTSALEREKLINEFNNNPKIHLFLVSTRAGSLGINLVGANRAIVFDASWNPCHDTQAVCRVYRYGQQKPCFVYRLVTDNCLERKIYDRQISKQGMADRVVDQCNPDAHLSLKEATTLSWDWEEDSQVQDFSQTKDSYSDEVMHRVLERHSSLLTKQPFHHESLLVDRKDKKLSQAEKRLARRGYELEKMAANCSRPSYNYVPGNTATRAGGLQIRAIRGGDSSTTSKPVASVRPMQQRGAEGIGSRSVTGSRWIPAEVWQRQGMSAQEMTLPLDVVIPTNSPDKGSIVLKAGQRVMVLKSPKGIYMQLESGKIIAIRTALKLNQQKREEEPKKGVSSMAQRNSKPEVGFPLRNNSAISIIPKSSSSNQASGRSINKPGNGPNYRPFADKETLKRPKPVVTATAKPYLSQVNLTNQVSLSRLPKIKQEPVDHSTLGENSNSSDGQVRTEQRVEEVRLEDVVAEVSSNTDYNPNHNRATSSDTDIALQKSSEENSQVYTSDSVTAQSVQTQHDQTETELTSKIDKQCSPSIEKEIIKTTDTLTNYGHAFQTQQEKRDASNDEIIIEDPSPIPPQIQSQVPSQMQSQMPLQVSPQVQSQVLPQIPPQLPTQIQPQVPSQLSSQGPSQIPQASPQVAPQVATQVATQPTSSGSLPPLLTQQSTSSTMQVPSATPTLRATEVPKGITDSTIGSSATSICTGTNTITSPKTAEPSMRETCIQSEPLNVPQGYPYAQYPRYYDYNDPRSRSLSTPYGTYFPGVPPHAANPRLPMDTSKSQPDVGKPIEERAMMNVPPAYSQVSNTTAKTSANTIETKGAEAMVTTTVATTPTRDETHIPTAFSHPTSSRYPGPYPPGPYDPYSQHYPPAPGSSATYPPGAAPGYPAYGGPSYNTEYARMYTAFHGPPPPADPYIHRGYAPPSSHPPNYYPPFPHPPPPYPNYSFLSPYPNPNMPSEPQPPAQ; this is encoded by the exons ATGTCAAATAGTTTGGACAGTTTTTTAACACGTATTGGGGATGTCACTATAGAACGCGTGACTCCTCGCCCAGGCCCTAAGCCTAATGAAACGATAATGTCGAATGAAACTGTAACAAACACAAACATGAATAATATAGAGCCTCAAACAGGAAATGATGAAAGTTCAGAGGAATCTAGCGGTGAAACATCTGATGGAGAACATGACAAGAAAAATGATACATTGCAAtcagaagaaatagaagaaatacgTTCAGAAGGATCAGGGGACGACATGGATTTAGATGAGACAATTGATTCACAAATTGGTGTACGAGCAGAATCAGAAAGGCAACATCATTCTCAAGCTGAAGAGGATGATGAAGAACCAGTTAATATATTGGATACTTTGCCATTAGAAG GAGCTCCAATAGAGGGTCAGGAAGTGTCTGAAGCAGACTTACTTGGAAAACCAATTTCAAAAGATACAGATGATGAAGGAAGCATAGGACATGAAAATGACAAACATGAAGGTCATGCCATGGAGGAGGAAGGAACAGAGAGTAATAAAAGGCATGCTGATTCAGAACATTCTGATACAGCTAAAAAGAAGCAGAAAAAAGATGATGGAACTGAAGGATCTGCGTCAGAATGTGAAACAAAAGCAGAAAAGAAATTAGCAAACATGAGAAGAAATATTCGAGAAGTTATGGATGAAACTCAACTTGATGAAGCTACTTTGTCAGCTCAGCGACAAGAGATGGAACGTCTTCGAAGGGTACAAGAACAACAAAGACTAATTCGTGAAGTTCAACGACATATGGCAATAACTAGACAAACTATGAAAGCAAAAACAAGAGTAATTAGTCTTTTACAAGGAAAACAAAATCAAGCAGGTACTACTATTTCACAATCATCTCCATCTGGACCAGTTCGTTTGCCAAACACAGTGTTCTTTAAAGTAAGTTCTGGATCTGGCACTGGATCTCAGACTACTTCTGGTATACAAACAAATCAAATACAAAAAAGATCAGTAGAAAGCTCCCGATGGCAAAAAGGTAGAGGTATTTACCAAGGAGCACAAACATCAATTTCGCGAATTGCAAATCGACCTAGTGGTCCCAATATGTTACAACAAAGAATTCGAATGATGACTCCTTCTGTTAGCATATCTCCTGTAGTTCCTAAAAAGGAACCTATGGATAGATCTGAATATTACTCAGATTCTGAAATCTCAGATATAGAAGCTGAAGAAACTTTACGTGAGAAACAAATACATGCTGCTAAAAAGATATCAACTGGGCCAAAGTCTCAAAAAACAGCTAAAGGCAAAGATGTGGTTACGATATCTAGCTCTAGCGAAAGTTCAGATGATGATTGTATAGTTTTAAGTGACCCAAGTGGTGAAGAAGAAACAGACAACGAAGATGATCCATCCAATTCTGGCATGCATACTAATGATAGATATAACATTCCAGATGAACATGGTAGAGTGTTAATAAATGTCGGTCATCCTGAAACAGAACCTAATGTATTTTTAGCTCCACAAGTAGCTCGTATTATTAAACCTCATCAGATTGGTGGTATTCGTTTCCTTTATGATAATATTGTTGAAAGTATTGAAAGATTCAAAACTAGTTCTGGTTTTGGTTGTATCCTTGCTCACAGTATGGGTTTAGGAAAAACACTTCAAGTTGCTAGTTTTTGCGATATTTTTTTTCGTTGTACTACTTCTAAAACAGTCCTGTGTATTATGCCCATTAATACACTACAAAATTGGTTAGCAGAATTTAATATGTGGTTACCATATGAGGATCCTAATGCTCCGGAAAAGTATAGTAAAAGTTCTGGTATTAAATCAGAATCTGTTATTGAGCTTAAACAAGAAGTTAAAGATGAAAGTGGGAATCAGAGTGACATGTCAAATATGTCGAGTATGTCAAATATTTCAAGGCCTATTAGCACAGAATCAGCTCATCGTTTTGGACAAGAAAATACGTCCCAACCTATGAATATTGTGCCAGAAAATCCGTATATTCATCCAGGATATGAAACTCACAATATGATGCCAGGTTATGTACAAGATAATatgttgaataaaaatatatcaaattcgCAAGTAcacataaatgaaaattatcacGGAGATATTTCACAAAATgcattatataatacaaatccTAATCCAATGTCTACCTTTGAATCAATAAAATCAGAAGTAAATTGTCATGGTCAACAAAGGTCAAACATGTCAGATACAAAATTTGGCATGGAAAATCAGAAttctaataatatatattctgGTTTAGAGAATCGGCCACAAGCTCCTATATATCCAGGTATTGAAACTCGAAATCCTACAAGTTTGTATCATGGTGTAGAAAGTCATCACTCTGGGTCCATATATTCTAATTTTGACAATTCTACTAATActttttctaattatataaaCCGATCAACTCAAGAATCAGATCAAGAATCAAGAAAAGattgttttaaaaatactttatctTCTATGAATGCAGAAGTTAATGTAAAGAAAGAGCCAGAAGAAATAGTTAAAAAGGAGGAAAGTACTTGTAcaacaaaagaagaaatatcaaatgaagagaaaaaggaaattgaGAAAGTTAAAACTCCATTTAGTGTAGATTCGCCTATTGGTATGGAAATGAGACCGCGGCATTTTcgtttacatattttaaatgaTTCTCATAAAACTATGACAGCAAGAGCCAAGGTAATTCAAGATTGGCAAGTAGGAGGCGGTGTTTTGTTGATCGGATATGAACTATACAGACAATTGTCTTTAAAAAAGCCAAACAAAGCAAAAAGGAAACGTGGACAACCTTTCAAAGATACTGTTGATGTCGAGGAAGAAGACAAGAATAAAGGATTATTAGATGAAATGCATACAGCTTTAGTTAATCCAGGGCCTGATTTAGTCATATGTGATGAGGGtcatagaataaaaaattcccATGCTAGCATTAGTATGGCTTTAAAACAAATGCGCACAAAACGTAGAATTGTATTAACTGGTTATCCATTACAAAATAATCTTTTGGAATATTGGTGTATGGTTGATTTTGTAAGACCTAATTATTTGGGAACTAAAAGTGAATTTTGTAATATGTTTGAAAGACCAATTCAGAATGGACAATGTATTGATTCAACACCACAAGACATACGTTTAATGAGATACCGTGCGCATGTGTTACATGCTTTGTTAGAAGGTTTCGTACAAAGAAGATCTCATTCTGTATTGCAAGTTTCCTTACCACGTAAAGAAGAATACATCCTTCTTGTTCGGATGACATCACATCAACGTAAACTATATGATACCTTTATGAATCAAGTAGTTAAAACACGTGCTGTACCTAATCCGTTGAAAGCTTTTGCTGTATGCTGTAAAATTTGGAATCATCCTGATATCCTATATCACTTTCTACGTAAACGACAGGCTAATGAAGAAGATGATTTAGATTTAGAGGAAACAATTGGTGAAAAATCTACTCCAGGAGGTAAACGTTCTAAAGCACGCCAACCAAAAGGGGAATccaagaaaggaaagaaaacaaaTACAACTATAAAAAATAAACCAGCAGCTAGTGTTCAACCTAATTCCTCTTCATCATCTAATACTGATAACGTAGAAAATGATAATTCACATACTACTccaaaacaaaataattattctaattatccTCCTATGCCAATGAATAATTCAGGATATTCAAATTCTATATCTCAAAATTCTTATCCTCATGGTTATCAGAATTATAGATCAAATGatcaaaatacatattatagaaatgaaaatagTCATGGAGAATACAATGAATTTTACAATAATCAAGGATCACAAAGATATGGAAATCAATCATTTCAAACATATTCACAAACTCCAGGATATAATGCACCACAAAATTATCCTAATCAATCACAAAATTATATACCAAACAGTGAGCAGTCTACAAATAATCATTCTCAAAGGTATTCAACTGCTACTTCCAATTCAGAATTTCGTTCAGATCAAAATCAAGGGAATAATTATGAAGTATCTGGGATGTTTCCACGTCAATCTTATCCTTATCAAGATCATGGACGTAATTATGGATCAACTATAAATCAAGGATCTAATAATTATTCTCAAGTTCCAAATCAGTCTTCTTTTCAATCGCAAATGCCAAACCAATCTGCGAATATGCCATTACCTGATTATTCTTCATATACACCAAATCAGACTCAAAATTATAATCCTGCAGCAGGGCAAACAAATACCATATATTCACGAAATGAAGGTCAACCATTACAAAATTCTACATTAGGATATGACACAAATCAACAAAGTCAAAATTCATCATCTCAAACACCAACTGCTGCATATCTTGCAAATCAACAAGGACAGAATACAACATCTGGTCAAAATCGTGGCTTTTCACCCAATCAACAAAATCAAAATCTTCCTTTGCAAAGTTCTTCTCATACTTATGGTGGCTCACAATCACAAAATATTCCAATATCAAATCAACCCCACAATTATCCTACTCAAGTAAATCCAAACCCTTCACCACAAACATCACTCAATTTTAGTCAACAATCTCCAAACACTATGCCACAGAATCAACCTCATCCATATATGACAAATTCATCAAATCAAACGTCAATTCCACAAAATCAAATGCGTGGATATTCTACAGCAGCTCAAAATCAGATGAATGTACCACAAAATTCATCTTCATATCCCACTGGCCAATCAGCTTCAAATCCTACTCAAACACATGGATATGCTCAAGATCAGCAGGGGTCAGTTTCTAATGCACAAGGTACTATGCATGGATATTCACATCTTGTATCTCCATCAACACCACAAAATCAATCTTATCCACCTAATATGCAAAGCCAAACGGGAACTCCATCAAATGCAAATCATGCCTATGGGTCTAATCATCAAGGTCCAACATCAATACCATCAACTCCAACTCATAGGTACAGTTCTTCTCAACAAGGACAGATATCACAATCTCAGAATCAAGCTCTTCCATATTCTCAAAATCAGCAAACACAGAGTTCTATAAATCAAAGTGATCAATTGTATTCCAGACCAGATAATCAACAACAAACTCAAACTTATACACCAACAGCCAACACATCCCATGAATTTTCAACAGATCGTCAAAGTGGTAGTTCCTCTACCAATCCtacaaataattattcaataaatcAAACGTCATCCCAGAATACTGTTGTACCAAATTATTCAACAGATGGAGCACATTCAAATCAAGTAAGTCAAATGAAGAGTTCAGAGGATCCTTATTGGCAAAGAAATTATTCTCAACCATTTCAATCTGATCAATGTAATGATCCGTATTATCGGGATGTAAATCCTAACGTGAATCGATATCAAAGTAATTACTTTCCATCACAAAATTATCAAAATCAGTCTTATGATTATAGTAATAATCATAATTCAGATATTAATACGCGCTCAGAGGATTCGAAGCCCCAGCAAACCACTACTCACATTCAAAGCTCAGGATCTTCAGAgaagaacaaaaataataaagaaatgacATCAAGTGTTGGTGTGCAAAGTCAACCAATTCATCAAAATAGTTCAAGTTCTACAAGTTCAGGTTATGGTTCTGAATCAAATTGTCAGACTTCAGTATCTAGATCTGTACAAAATCTTAATTCATTGCACAGTCCTCGTCTAAATCAAAATGATTTAGTgaaagaagatgaaaaagaaaaagaagatttattagataaagataaagaagagaagtcagatgatgaaattcttacaaaagatgaagaaaaagatTGTAAAAGTTCTCCAGGAGGAAAAGAAGACCCTGGTATTCCATATGATTGG GCAACAGAATTAATGAAGGGCTATGTGCCAGGATTAATGGATGCTTCTGCAAAAATGacaattttcttttgtattttggAAGAAGCAATTAAACTTGGTGACCGCGTTTTAGCATTTTCTCAATCGTTATTTACATTGAATCTCATTGAAGATTTTTTAGCTAGAAATAGTTTGAAGTATCCTGATGGGCAAACAGATGCTTGgatcaaaaatgtaaattattatcgTCTCGATGGCAGTACTAGCGCCTTGGAAAGAGAAAAActtattaatgaatttaataataatcCAAAAATTCATCTTTTTCTTGTTTCAACGCGTGCTGGTTCTCTTGGTATTAATCTTGTTGGCGCTAACCGTGCCATTGTATTCGATGCTTCTTGGAATCCTTGTCATGATACACAGGCTGTTTGTAGAGTGTATAGATATGGACAACAGAAACCTTGTTTTGTTTACCGTTTGGTCACTGACAATtgtttagaaagaaaaatatatgacaGACAAATTAGTAAGCAAGGAATGGCAGATCGTGTGGTTGATCAATGCAATCCAGATGCTCATCTTTCATTAAAAGAAGCAACTACATTGTCTTGGGATTGGGAAGAAGATAGTCAAGTACAAGATTTCTCTCAAACGAAAGATAGTTATTCTGATGAAGTGATGCATCGTGTATTAGAACGTCATTCTTCTTTATTAACGAAACAGCCTTTCCACCATGAAAGTCTTTTAGTTGATAGAAAAGATAAGAAACTTAGTCAAGCAGAAAAGCGACTAGCTCGTCGTGGTTACGAACTTGAAAAAATGGCAGCCAACTGTTCCAGGCCCAGTTATAATTATGTTCCTGGAAATACTGCAACACGGG CAGGTGGATTACAAATTCGAGCAATTCGAGGTGGTGATAGTAGTACTACTTCTAAACCAGTTGCCTCAGTTAGACCAATGCAGCAACGTGGTGCTGAAGGTATAGGTTCGCGTAGTGTAACAGGAAGTCGATGGATACCAGCGGAAGTATGGCAAAGACAGGGAATGAGTGCACAAGAAATGACATTACCTTTAGATGTTGTTATTCCCACAAATTCACCCGATAAAGGAAGTATTGTATTGAAAGCTGGTCAACGAGTAATGGTACTGAAAAGTCCCAAAGGCATTTATATGCAATTAGAATCTGGTAAAATTATTGCTATTCGGACGGCTCTTAAATTAAATCAACAAAAGCGAGAAGAAGAACCTAAGAAag gtGTATCGTCAATGGCACAAAGGAATTCAAAACCAGAAGTCGGATTTCCATTAAGAAATAACTCAGCTATTTCTATCATACCGAAATCTTCTTCAAGTAATCAAGCAAGTGGTCGTTCGATTAATAAACCAGGAAACGGGCCTAATTATAGGCCATTTGCTGACAAGGAAACTTTAAAGAGACCAAAACCTGTCGTTACTGCAACTGCCAAACCTTATTTGAGTCAAGTTAATTTAACCAATCAAGTTTCTTTATCAAGGTTACCAAAAATAAAGCAGGAACCGGTAGATCATTCCACACTAGGTGAAAATTCAAACTCCTCAGATGGACAAGTTAGAACTGAACAAAGAGTGGAAGAAGTCAGATTAGAGGATGTGGTTGCGGAAGTAAGTTCGAATACAGATTACAATCCTAATCATAATCGTGCAACCAGTTCAGATACCGATATTGCTTTACAAAAGTCATCTGAAGAAAATAGTCAAGTATATACTTCAGATTCTGTAACTGCACAAAGCGTTCAAACACAGCACGATCAAACGGAAACGGAATTGACATCAAAAATTGATAAACAGTGTTCTCCTTCAATTGAAAAGGAGATCATAAAAACAACAGATACATTAACAAATTACGGGCATGCTTTTCAAACTCAACAAGAAAAAAGAGATGCGTCCAAtgatgaaattataattgaagaTCCATCGCCGATACCACCTCAAATACAGTCGCAAGTACCATCACAAATGCAATCTCAAATGCCATTACAAGTATCTCCGCAAGTACAGTCACAAGTATTACCTCAGATACCACCACAGTTACCAACACAAATACAACCCCAAGTACCTTCCCAGTTATCATCGCAAGGACCATCACAAATACCTCAAGCATCACCGCAAGTTGCACCACAAGTTGCGACGCAAGTTGCAACACAACCAACATCATCTGGCTCATTACCACCATTGTTAACGCAACAATCAACATCATCGACTATGCAAGTACCATCAGCGACACCTACATTACGAGCTACGGAAGTTCCTAAAGGTATAACAGATTCAACTATTGGTTCTTCTGCTACATCCATATGTACTGGAACAAATACTATAACATCTCCAAAAACAGCGGAACCAAGTATGCGTGAAACTTGTATACAAAGTGAACCCCTTAATGTTCCACAAGGTTATCCTTATGCTCAGTATCCACGATATTACGATTATAATGATCCTCGATCACGATCGTTGTCCACTCCTTATGGTACATATTTCCCTGGTGTTCCACCTCATGCAGCAAATCCTAGATTACCAATGGATACCTCTAAGAGTCAACCAGATGTAGGAAAACCTATAGAAGAGAGGGCAATGATGAATGTGCCTCCTGCATATTCGCAAGTATCTAATACTACTGCCAAAACATCAGCAAACACTATAGAAACGAAAGGTGCAGAAGCGATGGTAACTACAACGGTGGCTACTACTCCTACTAGAGATGAAACGCACATACCCACTGCGTTTAGTCATCCTACGAGTAGTCGTTATCCTGGACCTTATCCACCGGGACCGTATGATCCATATTCACAGCATTATCCTCCAGCGCCCGGTTCATCAGCAACTTATCCACCAGGTG CTGCTCCTGGATATCCAGCATACGGTGGCCCGAGTTACAACACGGAATATGCTCGTATGTATACAGCGTTTCATGGTCCTCCTCCACCAGCAGATCCTTATATACACAGAGGTTATGCACCCCCTTCTTCACATCCACCTAATTATTATCCTCCATTTCCTCATCCACCACCGCCTTATCcgaattattcatttttgtCACCATATCCAAATCCCAATATGCCCAGCGAGCCACAGCCACCTGCTCAGTAG